The Epilithonimonas zeae genome contains the following window.
CTCAATTTGTAGCTAAGAAAACTAAGGATAATCAAAGAAAAAACAAGTATGACTCGGTATTTTACTTTCATCTAGAATATATTGCATTCCAAATATAAGTAAAAATGCTGTGAATATTATGTTAAATCGCATTTTATGAAAAATTTAAGGTTTAGTTTCTCCTTTGCACAGCTATGTTTTGTAAATTTGGGTCACTTTAATTGATTTCTTATTTGATAGGAAATTGTAATTCAAATCCATTTTATAATGACAACAAAATACGAACAGATTCCAAGTTCTCTTTTTGTGAAAAACAGAAAGAAGTTTGCAGAACAATTGTTACCAAAATCTTTAGCCGTTTTCAATTCCAACGATATTTATCCGATCAGTGCAGATTCTACAATGCCTTTCCAGCAGCATCGTGATATTTTTTATCTGAGTGGAGTAGACCAGGAAGAAAGTATTTTGGTGATTTTTCCTGATGCTTATTTGGAAGAAAATCGTGAGATATTATTTTTAAGAGAAACCAACGACCATATTGCGGTTTGGGAAGGTGAAAAATTAGACAAAAATCAAGCTTTTGAAACTTCCGGAATCAAAACGGTTTATTGGTTGAGCGATTTTGATAAAGTCTTCAAAAATCTAATGTACGAAGCAGAAAATGTTTATCTGAACAAGAATGAGCATTACAGGAATGCTGTAGAAACGGAACTCAGAGAAGACCGCTTCATTAAAAAAGTACAGGCGGATTTTCCGATGCATAATTATAAAAGAAGCAATCCAATTCTTCAGCGTTTGAGAAGCATCAAAGAACCGGAAGAATTAGCATTAATTCAAAATGCTTGTAATATTACAGAAAAAGGAATCAGAAGATTGCTGAATTTCATCAAGCCAAATGTTTGGGAATACGAAATCGAAGCGGAACTAATCCACGAGTTTGTAAGAAACAGAAGCAGAGGTTTTGCTTACACGCCAATCATCGCAAGCGGAAACAACGCTAATGTTCTTCATTACATTGCGAATAATATGCAGTGTAAAGAAGGTGATGTTATTCTTTTGGATGTTGGCGCAGAATATGCGAATTATTCAAGTGATTTGACCAGAACAATTCCTGTAAACGGAAGATATTCCAATAGACAAAAAGAAGTTTACAACTCTGTGTTAAGATGTAAAGTAGAAGCAGAACAGCGTTTGGTTGCAGGAAATAACTGGCACAGATTCCACAAAGAAATGGGCGAAGTTTATACTGTGGAATTGTTGCAATTAGGTTTGATTGATAAAGCTGATGTTCAGAATGAAGATCCAAAATGGCCTGCTTACAAGAAGTTTATGATGCACGGAACTTCTCATCATATGGGATTGGATACGCACGATTATGGAATTTTGACCGATGATTTTGTAGAGAATATGGTATTTACAAACGAACCTGGTTTCTATATTCCGGCAGAAGGATTTGGAGTGAGAATTGAGGACGATTATGTGATTCAATCTTCAGGAAAACCATTTAATTTGATGGCGAATATCCCAATTACTGTGGAAGAAATCGAAGACCTGATGAATTCTTAATTTGAAATTTATTTCAAAACATAAAAAATCCCGAACAGAATTAATGTTCGGGATTTTTATTTTATTTCTTAAAAAATTCCATCAAGTCGAGATAGTTTTTCTGATTCACGCCGTGTCCGGACATATATTCTCTAAACGAAAAATAAGCGCTCAAATCATATAAAAGATCTGCTGCTTTTCTGCCCCAATCCAAAGGAATCACCGCGTCGTCTGTTCCGTGAGAAATAAAAAAACGCAGATTTTCTAATTTCTTTTTTTCTTTCACAATGTTTTTCAGAAGCTTCTCTTCTGGATAAGAACTTAGACAAGCTACTTTCGAGAACAAATCCGGATATTGTAAAGCCAGAGAATAAGCAATCATTCCGCCTTGGCTAAAACCGCAAAGATGCGTCTTGTTATCCGTCAAACCATATCTGTTGGTAACGGTCATAATATTTTCCAAAACCAGTTTTACAGCTTCATTAGCTTCATTTTCGTCCACAAAATTTTCAGCATTATTGAAATCGATATCAAACCAAGCATAGCCTCCGTAGCTGGAATTCTTCGGTGCTCGGAAACTGATGACCAACCAATCTTCCGGTAAAGTTGGAACAAAACTAAAAAGGTCTTCTTCATTGCTTCCATAACCGTGAAGCAAAAACAAAACGGGCGTTTCTGGTGTGATATTTTGAGGTTCTCTTACGAGATATTGTAAATCCATTGTGCAAAGATAAATAACAGAACTTAGAATTTTGAATAGTTTTTATCTATAAGTTTTGTGTGCTATAAAAAACGTATTTTAGCACCACGAAAAATTTCTAAAATGGATAAAATACCTAGTGTAGACCTGCGTGATTTCCTTTCGGACAACCCGGAACGCAAACAGAAATTTGTAAATGAAATCGGAAAAGCTTACGAAGAAATTGGTTTTGTAGCCCTGAAAGGACATTTCCTGGATGACCAACTCGTAGACAATCTTTATGGAGAAGTCAAAAACTTCTTTCAACTCCCAACAGAAACCAAATTAAAGTACGAGATTCCCGGAATCGGAGGACAAAGAGGTTATGTTGGTTTTGGTAAAGAAACCGCAAAAGGCTTTAAAAAAGGAGATTTGAAAGAATTTTGGCACTTCGGACAGTATGTTTCGGATGATTCAAAATACAAAAGCGAATATCCTGACAATGTAATTGTGGAAGAACTTCCAAAGTTCAATGAAGTTGGTAAAGAAACTTACAAGATGCTTGAAAAAACTGGGAAATATGTTTTGAGAGCTTTGGCTTTGTATCTTAATTTGGATGAGTTTTATTTTGATGATAAAATTGCTGAGGGGAATTCTATCCTTAGACCAATTCATTACCCGCCAATTACCGAAGAACCGAATGATGCGGTAAGAGCTGCTGCTCACGGAGATATTAATTTGATTACGCTTTTGATGGGTTCTCAAGGTAAAGGCCTTCAGGTTCAAAACCACAAAGGTGAATGGATTGATGCGATTGCAGAACCCGATGAATTGATGATTAATGTTGGCGATATGTTATCAAGACACACGAACAATAAATTGAAATCCACGATTCACAGAGTGGTCAATCCGCCAAGAGAATTATGGGGAACTTCAAGATATTCTATTCCATTTTTTATGCATCCGGTGAGCGATATGCCTTTGAATGCACTTGAAAATTGTGTTGATGAAAATAATCCGAAATTGTACCCTGATGCAACAGCGGGAGAATTTTTAAGAGAAAGATTGATTGAATTAGGTTTGATAAAAATCTAATTGAAATTATATCCTAAACAAAATACCGTTGATTTTCAGCGGTATTTTTTTTATTAGTAAGATTTATTAAGATAATCTAAAATTATAATTCCTGATTTTTATTCATTTTTGATAATTTCTTTTTCTTCTTTTTACGCTTTTTGGTAAATAGACTTTTTATCAATCCAAATAAGCAAAGCAACAAGAAGATTCCTAAAGCGGAAACTCCAATTGCTGTATTTTTACCCGTGTATCTTTTACCAAGGAAAAAATAATCATAACCAATATTTAAAAATAGATAAATAAGAACACAAAAAGCGATAGGAAAAATTACATATCCGAATATTACCAAAGCAAAGTTCCCTATGTTTTCTAAGGATTGAGTTTTTGCATAACTGTAAAGGATATAGTAGAAAATAATCGTAAAGCAAACCGTAACGATGTTTACTATAAAAGTAAAAGTCTTGATTGGCGTAATCATCCTTACTTCGCCATCTTCTACAATGATGTCTATCTTTTCGCCAACAGGTTTTTTATTATTGTCGCTGAAAGATATATCCCCAAAAGAGTTTTTGGTAATTCCCTTTTTATCTTTGTATTCTAATAGTGGTTTGTAGAATGTGTTTCGTCTTGTTCTTGAGCCAATACTTCTACTATCTCTGGAAGTGCTTGTGCTGACGAAATTTTCATATTTGATTATCGTAGCAGAATATTTATTGGAATTGAAATTGTCTTTGACTGTTGTGTAAGAAAATTGAATAATTCCAAAAAAGAAAAGCGCAATATAATATCCGGCAATTCCTCCAATTAACCCAATGATTATGCGTAAAATCAATTTAATGTGAGAAGAATTATAAATCCAAGTCCCAACAATAAAAAGACCGAGAACAACAGAAATAATTTTGAATACAAGATGGTCAGCTGTGTGAAATGTTATCGAAAAAGGATGCATAGTTTGTGTTTTGCACGAAGATATTACTAATTTTATAATTAATAGATATTCTTGTTCAACGCAAAAAAAATTAGGTTAGACAAATGCCTAACCTAAATATTTATTTTAAAATTAAATTTCTCTTTTTACGACTGCGACAGGATTCAGTTTGATTAATTTCATCTTATCCAAAAGAATCATAATGCAATAAGTAACGTCGATTTCGTGCCATCTCACGCCTCCGAAATTAGCTCTCCCACCGTGCTTGTGGTGATTGTTGTGGTAAGCTTCTCCCATCATCAACCAATCAAATCTTAGAAGATTTTTGGAAG
Protein-coding sequences here:
- a CDS encoding aminopeptidase P family protein; the protein is MTTKYEQIPSSLFVKNRKKFAEQLLPKSLAVFNSNDIYPISADSTMPFQQHRDIFYLSGVDQEESILVIFPDAYLEENREILFLRETNDHIAVWEGEKLDKNQAFETSGIKTVYWLSDFDKVFKNLMYEAENVYLNKNEHYRNAVETELREDRFIKKVQADFPMHNYKRSNPILQRLRSIKEPEELALIQNACNITEKGIRRLLNFIKPNVWEYEIEAELIHEFVRNRSRGFAYTPIIASGNNANVLHYIANNMQCKEGDVILLDVGAEYANYSSDLTRTIPVNGRYSNRQKEVYNSVLRCKVEAEQRLVAGNNWHRFHKEMGEVYTVELLQLGLIDKADVQNEDPKWPAYKKFMMHGTSHHMGLDTHDYGILTDDFVENMVFTNEPGFYIPAEGFGVRIEDDYVIQSSGKPFNLMANIPITVEEIEDLMNS
- a CDS encoding alpha/beta hydrolase encodes the protein MDLQYLVREPQNITPETPVLFLLHGYGSNEEDLFSFVPTLPEDWLVISFRAPKNSSYGGYAWFDIDFNNAENFVDENEANEAVKLVLENIMTVTNRYGLTDNKTHLCGFSQGGMIAYSLALQYPDLFSKVACLSSYPEEKLLKNIVKEKKKLENLRFFISHGTDDAVIPLDWGRKAADLLYDLSAYFSFREYMSGHGVNQKNYLDLMEFFKK
- a CDS encoding isopenicillin N synthase family dioxygenase, which encodes MDKIPSVDLRDFLSDNPERKQKFVNEIGKAYEEIGFVALKGHFLDDQLVDNLYGEVKNFFQLPTETKLKYEIPGIGGQRGYVGFGKETAKGFKKGDLKEFWHFGQYVSDDSKYKSEYPDNVIVEELPKFNEVGKETYKMLEKTGKYVLRALALYLNLDEFYFDDKIAEGNSILRPIHYPPITEEPNDAVRAAAHGDINLITLLMGSQGKGLQVQNHKGEWIDAIAEPDELMINVGDMLSRHTNNKLKSTIHRVVNPPRELWGTSRYSIPFFMHPVSDMPLNALENCVDENNPKLYPDATAGEFLRERLIELGLIKI